Proteins encoded within one genomic window of Bacteroidales bacterium:
- the mnmD gene encoding tRNA (5-methylaminomethyl-2-thiouridine)(34)-methyltransferase MnmD yields MERRLMMTGDGSHTMFVHGMEEPYHSTHGALQESWHIFIKHGLFTMDKPSVRILELGFGTGLNALLTLRESTRLKKDIYYHTVEKYPLTESEYDLLNYESLLEMLPEGIFHRIHSCPWGENVQITDRFLLFKEKADFRSMNPPSAFNLVYFDAFSPDKQPGLWSDAIFHSIVQVTDPEAVLLTYSSKGLVRKTLESCGFEVNKVAGPPGKREIIRAVKRSL; encoded by the coding sequence ATGGAGAGAAGGCTGATGATGACCGGGGACGGCTCCCATACCATGTTTGTACATGGAATGGAAGAGCCCTATCATTCTACCCACGGGGCTCTCCAGGAATCCTGGCATATCTTTATTAAACATGGCCTTTTTACCATGGATAAGCCTTCTGTCAGAATTCTGGAACTGGGTTTTGGTACCGGGCTGAATGCCCTTCTTACTTTGCGGGAATCGACCAGACTTAAGAAAGATATCTACTACCACACTGTTGAAAAATATCCCCTGACGGAATCCGAATATGATTTGTTGAACTATGAGTCCCTGCTTGAAATGTTACCAGAAGGCATTTTTCATCGCATCCACAGCTGTCCGTGGGGAGAAAACGTTCAGATTACCGACCGGTTTCTGCTCTTCAAGGAGAAGGCAGACTTCCGGTCCATGAATCCCCCTTCAGCGTTCAACCTGGTCTATTTTGATGCCTTTTCGCCCGATAAACAACCCGGGCTGTGGAGCGATGCAATCTTTCACTCCATCGTCCAGGTCACAGATCCGGAAGCCGTTCTTTTAACCTACTCCTCCAAGGGGCTTGTTCGCAAAACTCTGGAATCCTGTGGATTCGAAGTGAATAAGGTGGCGGGGCCTCCGGGAAAACGGGAGATAATCAGAGCCGTAAAAAGATCATTGTAA
- a CDS encoding FKBP-type peptidyl-prolyl cis-trans isomerase, translated as MNNKQIITLVVVAVAALVTGYFIGTGTSSGVKPESQITMKTQSDSLNYFLGLNWGYSVGEAPWEVDADLLAAGLLQVLKDSSSFDPMSAQSVFRDLSISFSDAEAMKAEEESIKTMEEGIAFLDENGKKEGVITTESGLQYEIISKGEGPMPVETSEVSVFYEGTLIDGTVFDSSYETGDTVTFPLNGVIPGWTEGLQLMPAGSTFKFYIPSNLAYGPRATGPIPANSTLIFKVELLDVK; from the coding sequence ATGAATAACAAACAGATTATCACACTCGTTGTAGTGGCAGTAGCAGCCCTGGTTACAGGGTACTTTATTGGAACAGGTACCAGCAGTGGGGTAAAACCGGAAAGTCAGATCACCATGAAAACCCAGTCCGACTCCCTGAACTATTTTCTTGGATTAAACTGGGGCTACAGTGTTGGGGAAGCACCCTGGGAAGTGGATGCCGACCTTCTTGCAGCCGGACTGCTCCAGGTTTTAAAAGACTCCTCTTCCTTTGATCCCATGAGTGCACAAAGTGTCTTCCGCGATCTGAGCATCTCATTTTCAGATGCCGAAGCGATGAAAGCTGAAGAGGAATCGATTAAAACCATGGAGGAGGGCATTGCTTTTCTGGATGAAAACGGTAAAAAAGAAGGCGTGATTACCACCGAATCCGGCCTGCAGTATGAAATCATTTCCAAAGGTGAAGGTCCCATGCCTGTTGAGACTTCTGAAGTCTCTGTGTTTTATGAAGGCACCCTGATCGACGGAACTGTTTTTGATAGCAGCTACGAAACCGGAGACACCGTAACCTTTCCGTTGAATGGGGTGATCCCGGGCTGGACAGAAGGCCTCCAGTTGATGCCTGCAGGATCCACCTTTAAATTTTATATTCCTTCCAACCTTGCGTACGGACCGAGAGCCACAGGTCCTATTCCCGCTAACTCAACTTTGATTTTCAAAGTGGAGTTACTTGATGTGAAATAG
- a CDS encoding DUF3127 domain-containing protein, with the protein MSFEINGRLAEKYETQQVSDRFQKREFVLEIKSTGATGYEFIDFIKFQSTQDKCSLLDQFNIDDTVKVSFNLRGRKWEKDGQVSYFTNLEAWRIEKVPGAAGNLADEFPMDSAAPAQDAPFPPNPPENDSGFDDLPF; encoded by the coding sequence ATGAGCTTCGAGATTAATGGCCGCCTGGCAGAAAAATACGAAACGCAACAGGTCTCGGACCGGTTCCAGAAACGTGAATTTGTCCTTGAGATCAAATCCACCGGTGCCACCGGATACGAATTTATTGACTTTATTAAATTCCAGTCTACCCAGGATAAATGCTCATTGCTTGACCAGTTTAATATCGACGACACGGTAAAAGTCTCCTTCAACCTTAGAGGTCGCAAATGGGAAAAAGACGGCCAGGTATCCTATTTTACAAACCTGGAAGCCTGGCGCATCGAGAAAGTCCCGGGCGCCGCAGGCAATTTGGCTGACGAATTCCCAATGGATAGCGCTGCGCCGGCTCAGGATGCTCCATTTCCTCCCAATCCTCCCGAAAATGATTCCGGTTTTGATGATCTGCCCTTTTGA
- a CDS encoding histidine kinase dimerization/phospho-acceptor domain-containing protein has protein sequence MVEKLAYNELLEYTRQLEQKVAGLEETLKQFQSDGTRVKTRFLSNISHEIRTPMNAIIGFSHLLGDEDVDCNQRDAYIDHITRNSNSLLNMMDNLIDLTLIETGNLQLKEDEVAIYDLLKDLNDKYNLDRYKVNRERVALLLNAREAFKKAIIIADKQRLSRALSCLIENSLNQTKKGVVEFGASFADKNTLIFTIKDSSSMLLQDGIKKIFETAEKEEDWFNTNDTIGLGYKLASGLVKSMNGEIRVTDSSFKGITIEFSIPVRMVTPKYYHSLETKRIDASA, from the coding sequence ATGGTAGAAAAGCTTGCATATAACGAGCTTCTGGAATACACCAGGCAACTGGAACAGAAGGTTGCCGGACTGGAGGAGACCCTGAAACAGTTTCAGTCCGATGGTACCCGGGTGAAGACCAGGTTTCTGTCCAATATTTCGCATGAGATCAGGACTCCCATGAATGCCATCATCGGTTTTTCACACCTTCTTGGTGATGAAGATGTGGATTGCAATCAGAGGGATGCATATATCGATCACATTACCCGTAACAGCAATTCGCTCTTAAACATGATGGACAACCTGATTGATCTGACTCTGATCGAAACAGGTAATCTTCAACTCAAGGAGGATGAAGTTGCAATTTATGATTTGTTGAAAGACTTAAATGATAAGTATAATCTGGACAGATACAAGGTTAACAGGGAAAGGGTCGCCTTACTTTTAAATGCCAGGGAGGCTTTTAAAAAGGCTATAATCATTGCTGATAAGCAGCGCCTGTCGAGAGCATTAAGCTGCCTGATTGAAAATTCCCTGAACCAGACAAAAAAGGGTGTCGTAGAATTTGGCGCATCTTTCGCCGATAAAAACACCTTGATTTTTACCATTAAGGACAGCAGCAGCATGTTGTTACAGGATGGGATCAAGAAGATCTTTGAAACAGCTGAAAAAGAAGAGGACTGGTTTAATACCAATGATACAATCGGACTTGGCTATAAGTTGGCCAGCGGACTGGTAAAATCCATGAACGGAGAGATCAGGGTTACAGACAGTTCCTTTAAAGGTATTACCATTGAATTTTCAATTCCAGTGAGAATGGTAACTCCAAAGTATTATCACTCTTTGGAAACGAAACGGATTGATGCTTCTGCCTGA